TCCTCAGTATCGATAGTAACGGGCTTCTTGGTAACACTACCATTGCTGAAAGTTGACTGATGAGATTGTGATTCATGGAAGCAACCCGTCAGGGAGACCTTGTTGCCATGGTCCTGTCTGAAACACATTCGATTGGTATATCTGACGTTTGACCAATGTTCATCAACACCTGTCAGTCATTTTGGTGGAGACTCCCTTGCCCCTACCAATTGAGTGCTAAACCTGGTATGAGTGGAACTACCATCAGGTGCGAGGTAGTCGAGAAGACAATAGCTACCATCATCTTCCCGAATTGGTGTAGATTTTGAAGTGGTTCTTACCTTCTACATGAATGGGCTCCATACCTTTGAAGACGCCGAGGCGGTTATATCAATGGCCACATTCCAAGGACTGAACTCATAGTATCCTCATGTCTTGATCTGGTATTGGAGGGCTGGCTCAGAGACTTGAGGTGATGTTGAAGATGGTTGTCATTTGGCGGTTAGTTGAGTTGGATCGAGAAGTGCAGGGAACAGAACATCGAGAAAGTAAAGTAGAGCATTATGTTGATATCTGTTGACAAGTGCGTCCATGTGCGAAAGTCTTGCTGGGGGCTGTACCCGAGCTGTTGGGTAGAGTGGGAGACAGTAAGCACACAGTAGCTATACCCTCTCGTATAGCACCACTTTTTCTGTGTTACTATCTGTAGCAAATAAAGCAAACATCTGGAAATTCTAAAGTCCAATTTCCATACGTTCACTTTTCATGAATCCACTTCCTTTTGGGGCTGTGTGTCGACTTTTCAGGTGCGACGTCATATTGAGGCTGATAGAAACTACAAGAAGACGCCCGATCCAGCTTGCCAGACAATTGGGGCTGAACGAGATCTCGAGATCCCGACAGcacttctcttcttcttgccaaCACCTCTCCCACATGACCACTATGAAAGCGAAACGAAATCTACTGGAAGGAGCTATCACAAAGATGACACTAGAGGAGTACGATGAGTACGTGAACGACAACCTATGTACTCAGTGTTACCTCCAGGACTTTGGGCGGTTCGATTTCGTCTTCAACGGATTGCCAGAAACCAGCACGTGTCAACAGGAGGTGTTTCTCTATTATTATGACCAAAAGTTGAAGCAGAGACACGCCAGCAACAAGGCCGTGTTTTGGGCTCCCTGGACAACCACTTTGGATTCGGTTTCGGTGGCCATTGACATTAACCAGTTTCTTATCTACAACAGAACCACTGGTTCAAAGAACCACCTCATTTCCTACGATGGGTGGGTAACGTTCAAAAGCATCTCCCTGGACGCCAACATCTGGATATTGCTAGCTTCCCAAAGCTCCATATTCGATGTCCCAACTTGCACAAGTGTCCAGAGGAAAGGCTTGGCTTGTTTGAGACAGTCTGGCAACGGCGATTTCTGCATCAAAAGTGAGGACGGACATACCATCAACGTCCTGAAAGCCGTGATGGAAGCCAATTGGCCCTTCTTCAAGGCGATGGTGGAATCCGGCATGAGAGAgatcaaaaaaaaccaactaGAGCTGCCTCTACCTCATAGTAcagtggagatgatggtgaGGTACCTTTACGGTCAGGAGTTAGAGCTACAGGTGAAAGAAGCAACTAGGCTCGTTGAAGCTGCTCAGATGTACTTATTGcctgagctgctggagataTCCCTCAAGTTCATCGAATCCGAAGATACGGACATCGGTCAGACGATTCAGGTTTGGAAAATGGGTAAGAAGACTGGCAACTTGCGCATGGTTTTCTGGGCTATGGTAAGGATTAAAGAGCTGAAGGTCGACATCGACGTTCTTTACGATCTGGACAAAGAAGATCTGATTTCGTTATTTCAAATGATGGCCCTTGGCACCGATCCTAAGAAATGATTGATCTTCGGCCCTGAAAATGATCATCTTCTTGCCATAGTGAACAATCAGTTAAGCGTTGTATCTTCAAATGGGCGTTTTATCAATAGAAACACACTGTACAGGTTCTTTCAAGGGCACAGTACAAACCAATTTCCATTACAACTCCCAATAAGGGGTGCTTCAGATATGGGACTGGTGTATGTCTGAAATCAATCCTTTCCAGTCGTTTTGTGATTTTATACCGTTTTTGCAGCGTTGTTTTTAATTTGTATTCTAATGATCAATTACCGCCATATCAATCGATTCATGTCTTATCCagactcgaggttggtttAGTTTGTTCTCGTATGGATCGTCGAAGGTGTAATTCGTGTGAAAACAACTTCGGCAGTCATTCCGCGCCGTACATCCGCTTCATAGCCATGACCACAATGTCGCGACGATATGCTGCAGAAACTCAGATGAACAAGCGAGTTAAGTCTCGCTGGACCACGGGGTCAGTACCCACTAGGCCAGTTTTTCGCATAGCTCGCTCGAACTGCCACAAAGAATGGGAGAGCTGTCTAATGTAGTTCAGCGGGCCGTCCTTGGCTTCCAGTAAGATCTAGTCCGCCATTTTTGATGGAAAGGGGACACCAATCTTTTGGCAGATGGCCATGGACGCTGGACAATTGACAAAAAGATGCACGTGAAGGTAGTTCTTCTGTCTGAAGAGTAGACAAGAACTATATCCTGGTCTCTGTACTGGACAGATATTGATTTAGGGTACCACCAGGTGAAGGAAGGGGAGGCGGCTCAGCCGCATCATGTGTGGCGTAGCAGCGCTCCTATCGTCACGTCTTTCGTGCTTGCTCAGGGACTGATTTGTCTTGAGCCAGTGTAGATGGTTTGGATCAAGCTCCGATCGCAGTGTCTCCAACCAGTGCTTGTTCTTCGTGACTTTGAAACGAACGCGTCAGCCGTCCTTTGCCACCTTGACAGGGACTTTGCGATTTGCGATATGCAACTTGCTCTCGAGACATGGATACGATCGGGTTTTCACGACGCTGGCGTTCTAACAGTTCAACtgtcttcctcttctttgACCACTCCGCCCTGGGGCGCAAGTCAACCGGAGGCTCAGCCAGTACAGCAATAGGAGACAGCCTTGCAAGTCTTCGTAGGCACCGGTCCGTGGATTCAGATAGGAAGTGGCGCCAGTGCCAGTTTCCCGTCTCGAACTACCGAATCTTGATCATTCTCGTAGCAGGGTGGGAGTCGTGCCCGTAGCCCAAGTCTACTGTCTCGCTGGCAAAGAACATAGCGTTTGTCTTGCAGCAGTATCATCCCTGAAGAAACGAGCCGCTCGCGTGGCACGGAGACTCTTTGCTTGCTCAACAATGTTCAAAAGGCCAATGCCTTCCGCTCTGAGAGGCAGGTAGATGAGCTCGTCGTTGAAGAAGCGCTTGTCAAAGTTTCGAGGCGTTCTTGGCGAGAATCCTGACAAGATCGGGATCACTCCAGATAAGACGCCTCGGATGTTGCTGGTCGACGCTGCCTTTGCTTGAACTGCCTTGATGTAGTTGATGATCCTAGGCGGGAAACCCACATGTTCCAAAACCATGATGATCCACTCCTGGCTGATCGAGTCGTAAGccttcttgaagaagaacatACCGAGCATCCAGGACTCCCTTTAGCCATAGACACTGTATTAGTGATACATCGCATCAAGGTTGGTGGCCATCTGCCTACCAGGAACGAAACCGGTCTGGGCTGGGTGGACCAGGAAGTTCAGGGTTTTCTGCAAACAACGGTTCACATGTGAGTGAAGATCTTCAGCTTGGTGTTGATCAATGGGATTGGGCTGTAACTGGCGACGTCGGTGGGATCACCATCCTTCGGGTGAGTCAAGCTGTCGTTGGAAATCACTCTCCCTCATCTGATTAAGAACCGACTCAGGAACCTCTTTCAGAAACTCTTCAAAGCCCTCAGGGTTGCCTTTGTGCTTGTAGATGTCTGTGAAGGCAGCTGAGTGATCCGGCCAATAGAGGGTGTGTCGGAGAACAAAGTGCCATCGGGTCCTCGCAGGGACATGATGTTTGCGCTCTTACCACAGGACTTGACTCTTGCTTTCAGAGGGGTGAAACTGAGATTGGTGAGTACGTGGTCGTCATAGGGCGACCGAAAAGTGGTGCCTCATTCTGAATCTCCTGAAGACGTTCAGGGTTGTCTCTGCATTTGACCCGAAGACAGATAGCTCTCTATTTAGAGTCCAACTGAATTTGCGATTCGATAGTCTCCAGTATTGAGATAAACCGCAGTTCCGTGGGTAGAGGTTTTCTTAGGGCAAAAGCGTTGTCAACTACCTCTGCGAGCCGAGGAAAATAATCTGGGAAATAGATATGTTCACGTTCTCTCCATGTGCCTTTCTCGACTAGCTCCGGCTCTGTGGGGGACTGAAACTTGAAGGTGCTGTACACTGGGTGATGGGAGGACCTGTTCCGGCAGTAGGTCCAAACCCAGCTGGGGGGGTTAGGAACCCCCGTCTTGGTCggggagggggggggggtcCAGCCCGGGAGGCCCCGCCATCGAGCCtcatgtcgtcgtcgtcgtcggtgaGAGAATCGGTCTGGAAGTCGGCTGGAACAGTGGTGGAACTATATTTCCTTGGATCCCCGGAAATCGGATGGCCGTCCATAGCATCCTTGTGGATGGACGATTTGGCTACAGCCTGATCGTTGATGGTGGCACCATTGGCGTAAGTGATGACGTGGTCACCATTGGGGATAGCaacggagaagaagaggacaTTGTTGAAAGCGGTGTTGATTGAAAGAGGTGAATTGGGGGAGTGAATTCGTCTGATCAAGTATCTATTTACTATAGCAAATCACGAGAGAATCGGATTTGAAATTTGACCAAAGTGAAGAgagttgtttttgttgtttttttctaCTGTGCAACGTCGCTTTATACTGTGTACTATTCTCAACCCCTGCTCAACCGTCGGGCCAATCGCTGGATCTTTTCGTCATGCTCGCCCatggccttcttgaagccctcctgctgctgttgcttctccttggcctgctcctcACTAGTAGGAGGCAGGCGCTCGTTGCTCAGATCCGCGCTTCGAGCCTCCTCAAACGAAGTGATAGCATCTCGAATACCCTGGCCACCGAGCATAAGGGTTCCTTGAGGAAGCTTGCCTCCAGACACAGCCTTAAGCTCGGAAACAGACTCGGACTCTTGTCGCAGAACGTTGAATAGACGCGACATTTGCCCAATGGCCAGAATCTTGTTTCTGAGAGCCCTTCGCTGGTCAAACGAGATGGTACTGGGAGCATCAGAGTCGCCGGTGGCGACAGAAGCAGCGGGCTCGGGTTCAGTAGCCTCACTGATCCCGCTAACGCTGTCGTCATCTTCAAGCTCCTCCTTTGTGCAAATGTTGAGCATGGTGATGAGC
The Yarrowia lipolytica chromosome 1A, complete sequence genome window above contains:
- a CDS encoding uncharacterized protein (Compare to YALI0A03201g, weakly similar to uniprot|Q6CH72 Yarrowia lipolytica YALI0A11759g), whose protein sequence is MNPLPFGAVCRLFRCDVILRLIETTRRRPIQLARQLGLNEISRSRQHFSSSCQHLSHMTTMKAKRNLLEGAITKMTLEEYDEYVNDNLCTQCYLQDFGRFDFVFNGLPETSTCQQEVFLYYYDQKLKQRHASNKAVFWAPWTTTLDSVSVAIDINQFLIYNRTTGSKNHLISYDGWVTFKSISLDANIWILLASQSSIFDVPTCTSVQRKGLACLRQSGNGDFCIKSEDGHTINVLKAVMEANWPFFKAMVESGMREIKKNQLELPLPHSTVEMMVRYLYGQELELQVKEATRLVEAAQMYLLPELLEISLKFIESEDTDIGQTIQVWKMGKKTGNLRMVFWAMVRIKELKVDIDVLYDLDKEDLISLFQMMALGTDPKK
- a CDS encoding uncharacterized protein (Converted to coding from non-coding YALI0A03223g, some similarities with Q8NIP3 yarrowia lipolytica Reverse transcriptase Ylli) — encoded protein: MGYKPISITTPNKGCFRYGTGVCLKSILSSRFVILYRFCSVVFNLYSNDQLPPYQSIHVLSRLEVGLVCSRMDRRRCNSCENNFGSHSAPYIRFIAMTTMSRRYAAETQMNKRVKSRWTTGSVPTRPVFRIARSNCHKEWESCLM